The sequence below is a genomic window from Dryobates pubescens isolate bDryPub1 chromosome 17, bDryPub1.pri, whole genome shotgun sequence.
TCCTCCGCCTCCCCGCAGCGAACACTGCCTCCCGGCGGCAGTGCGCCCCCAACCCCCGGCCTCAGTCCCCCCCACCCGGGCGTACGGAGAAAGGAGACGGTCATGCCGGGCTCCACAAGCTACTTTAATAGGAGACGGTCCCAAGGCGGGCTCAGGGCGCTGCCGGAGTCCCCGGCGGGGCGGCCTGGTCCCGGGGCTGCAGCGGGCATCCTGCCGGCGGGCGGCCCGGCCCCAGGGCGGCGGCAGCCCGGTCAAGCCCGGGGCTACTTGGCGCCCTCCTTCTTCTCGTCGGccttcttctgcttctgctgcatgaTCTCCGAGTCCCTGCGGGAGAGCACGTCGCCGGGCTGGCAGCGGTACTGGCACCACCGCGGGAACGGGACTGGGAATCGGGGCGGGGATAGGGGGGACGGCGGGCTCGGAACGGCGCTCACCTCTGCTTGCGGGCGGCGGCTGAGAGCCCGTCGTCCCGCCGCTTGCCCTTGCCCGAGTCGCTCTGCTTCTTCAGGTTCTTCTGCCGCGCCAGTTCGCGCTGGTTCCCGCCTGCGACGGCGCGGCCGCCTCAGAACGGCCCCGGGCCGGGGCCCGGCCCCGCGGCCCAGGCCCAGGCCCAACCCCGCGGCCCAGCCCACGCCCTTGGCCCCACAGGTCACGGCGtcgcccccaccccccaagccgGCCCCGGCCCGCAGGGTGGGTCTcggctctgctccccctgcccggccgggccgggcccgcACTCACGGGTCATGGCGCCGCTGCCTCCCGCCCTCCGCTCCGCCGCCACGTCCCGCACTGACCCCCCCCtgcgccccgccccgcgctgCTCTTTAAGGGCGCGGCCCAGCCAATCCCCGCACAGAAACCCCCCCTGCCGCCCTTCTATTGGTGATCCTCTTTGCCTAGGCCCCGCCTGATTGGCCGCGGGCTATGGCTGCCATTCTGCCTGCGGGGGCGAAAAAGCCGGAAGCCAGGGCGCAGGCGCCGGAGCGGCGTTCATCCGCCAGGGGGCGCGGCCGCAGGGCGGGCAGGGCcacgccgggccgggccgggccgggccgacgctttcccctccccttggcCCAATGCCCACTGGGCGCCACGGGGACCCCGCGAGGCGCGCAGCTTTCTCCGTCCACCTTCTCTTCCATCCACGGCAGGGATGCTCGTCCGAGTGGGCACCGGGGGCGCGGGGCCAGTCACGCCTCTCCTTCCGCTGCGGGCGGTGCTGGGGCCCTGCGGGGAGTGATTGCTGTGAGCGACGGTCGGGAcgcacacagcctgcccccgACGGCCCAGTTCGCCAGCACGCCTACGCACCCGCGGCTCGGAGGAGGTGGCGGCGTTGAGCCATAGTGGGGCTCCGAAGGGGCGGCGTGGTCTGGGGGGCTCCGTCGGTTCAGCAGCCGTGAAAGCTCGGCGTGGATCACCTGGGGATGGCAGAGCGGCTGGAGCGGGCGCATCCCACGACAGTCCTGGTGCCCCTCGAGCCGGGCTCCTGTGGGACCCCCGCTCGCCCCAATACTTTTGGTATCCAGTTTCTGCGGAACCGCGCTGCCGGCTCGGACCTTGTTCGCTGGGTCTAGCTCCAGGGCTCGCCTCAGATCTACAGCTGCCTCCTCGTCCCGGCCCTGCTGCGCCAGCAGCTGCGGAGAGAGGAGCCGGCGGTGGCGAGCAGCGGGGCTGTGCCGGGCTGCGGGCGGggcggggtggggtgggttgcTGGTCTACCTGCCCCCGACGGAGCAGCGCCCGGCCGTTGTCCGGGCTGATGCGGAGGACCGCCTCGCAGGACGCCAGCGCCTCGTCCGCCCTCTCCAGCTTCAGCTCCGCGGCCGCGCAGTTGTTGAAGCACTTGACACGCTGCTCCcgcagctcctcttcctcctctggccCCGGTGGGGCTGCAGGACAAGTGAAGCCTCAGtaccccgccccgccccgctgccccagccctcctcaCTCCTCCCGGTCTCACCGGTAGCGGGGCCGTCGAGGGCGCGCAGGGCCAGGCGGTACGAGCCTAGCGCCGCCTCGAAGTCGCCCCGCGCGAAGTGGAAGTTGCCCCTTTCCCTGCGTTGCGAGCCCAGGCACAGGCGGGCGGCGGGTGGGAGCGGCTGCGCCTCGGGGTCGTCCCGCACCTCCAGCAGCGTCACTTCGAACATCAGCGAGGCTTCCGGGGGCACGTCGGGCTCCCTGCAGGAACATCGCCGGCtgccgctgcccctgccccctagCCCTGCCTCCGCCTCTGTCAGCTCTTGACAGTTTCTGGCTCTTGCGTTTTCCCgcccgccccctgcccgcccccggTTCCGGTTCATACTCcggcccctgctctgctggtccCCCTGTCCATCC
It includes:
- the SERF2 gene encoding small EDRK-rich factor 2 — encoded protein: MTRGNQRELARQKNLKKQSDSGKGKRRDDGLSAAARKQRDSEIMQQKQKKADEKKEGAK